A genomic window from Providencia alcalifaciens includes:
- the aceK gene encoding bifunctional isocitrate dehydrogenase kinase/phosphatase: protein MTLETEQIIAQTILQGFDAQYGRFLEITSGAQERFERGDWHAVQHAMKKRIKLYDHHVGLVVAQLQCMGLVQSLSPYNLARIKQVYATLLPDYPRFEIAESFFNSVYCRLFQHRELTQENLFIFTSQPARRFCTLPRPLAREYKLNGNMETVFNGILSGLPIRLVWRDLAFDIECIVETLRQRFPEIVEQDAQLHVANELFYRNKAAWLVGKLYIHHQVYPFLLPIHHDEDGKMYVDACLTGFDDASIVFGFARSYFMVYAPFPAGLVFWLREILPSKSIAELYMAIGCQKHGKTEYYREYLAYLNFSLEQFTLAPGVKGMVMLVFTAPSFDRVFKIIKDKFAPQKEVTKARVLECYQMVKEHDRVGRMADTQEFENFIIEKRFVSDELMTELLTEASSQVEDLGDKILIRHLYMERKMIPLNIFMDEASDEQLYHAVEEYGCAIKQLAAANIFPGDMLFKNFGVTRHGRVIFYDYDEICYMTEVNFRHIPEPLYPEQELSGEPWYSVREQDVFPEEFAQFLCQDPKVRDYLQLHHQDLFSADYWQKLQKRILDGYVEDVFAYSEDQRFCRRFLQATSSA from the coding sequence ATGACCCTCGAAACTGAACAGATCATCGCTCAAACCATTTTACAGGGCTTTGATGCGCAATATGGGCGATTTCTTGAAATCACCTCGGGTGCTCAAGAACGCTTTGAACGCGGGGATTGGCATGCGGTTCAACACGCGATGAAAAAAAGGATCAAGCTGTACGACCACCATGTGGGACTCGTCGTTGCTCAGCTACAATGTATGGGGCTAGTGCAATCGCTCAGTCCCTATAATTTGGCTAGAATTAAACAGGTTTATGCGACATTGCTACCGGATTACCCTCGTTTTGAAATTGCTGAAAGTTTTTTTAATTCAGTGTATTGCCGATTGTTTCAACATCGAGAGCTGACCCAAGAAAATCTGTTTATTTTTACTTCGCAACCTGCACGGCGCTTTTGTACCTTACCAAGACCATTAGCTCGCGAATATAAGCTTAATGGGAATATGGAAACGGTATTTAATGGGATCTTAAGCGGCTTACCGATTCGCTTGGTGTGGCGAGATTTAGCCTTTGATATTGAATGTATTGTGGAAACACTAAGGCAGCGCTTCCCTGAGATTGTAGAGCAAGATGCCCAATTGCATGTGGCGAATGAGCTGTTTTACCGAAATAAAGCTGCATGGTTAGTTGGGAAGCTATATATCCATCACCAAGTTTACCCATTCTTATTGCCTATTCACCATGATGAAGACGGCAAAATGTATGTAGACGCGTGTTTAACTGGCTTTGATGACGCGAGCATAGTGTTTGGCTTCGCCCGCTCTTATTTTATGGTGTATGCGCCGTTTCCAGCTGGGCTAGTTTTCTGGTTACGTGAAATTTTACCCAGTAAATCAATCGCTGAGTTGTACATGGCGATTGGTTGCCAAAAGCATGGTAAAACAGAATATTACCGAGAATATTTGGCGTATTTAAACTTTTCACTGGAACAATTTACCCTCGCCCCCGGCGTGAAAGGGATGGTGATGTTGGTGTTTACGGCGCCATCATTTGATCGGGTATTTAAGATTATTAAAGATAAATTTGCGCCACAAAAAGAGGTGACTAAAGCTCGAGTGCTTGAGTGTTATCAAATGGTCAAAGAGCACGACCGAGTGGGGCGCATGGCGGATACGCAAGAGTTTGAAAACTTTATTATTGAAAAGCGTTTTGTCAGTGATGAGCTAATGACCGAGTTACTGACGGAGGCGTCGTCTCAGGTTGAAGATTTGGGGGATAAGATATTAATTCGTCATCTCTATATGGAACGTAAGATGATCCCGCTGAATATTTTTATGGATGAAGCATCGGATGAGCAGCTTTATCACGCGGTAGAAGAATATGGCTGCGCTATCAAACAGTTGGCTGCTGCCAATATTTTCCCAGGGGATATGCTATTTAAAAACTTTGGAGTAACACGTCATGGTCGGGTGATATTTTATGATTATGATGAAATTTGCTATATGACCGAGGTGAATTTCCGCCATATCCCTGAGCCGCTTTACCCTGAGCAAGAACTCTCAGGTGAACCTTGGTACAGCGTGAGGGAGCAAGATGTTTTCCCCGAAGAGTTTGCGCAATTCTTATGCCAAGATCCGAAAGTCAGGGACTATTTACAGCTGCATCATCAAGATTTATTTAGCGCGGATTATTGGCAAAAACTGCAAAAACGTATTTTGGATGGGTATGTCGAAGATGTGTTTGCTTACTCGGAAGATCAGCGATTTTGTCGTCGATTTCTTCAAGCTACCTCTTCGGCTTAG
- a CDS encoding bifunctional 4-hydroxy-2-oxoglutarate aldolase/2-dehydro-3-deoxy-phosphogluconate aldolase: MNNWKMTAEDVLKQGPVVPVIVIKKLEQAVPLAKALLKGGIKVLEVTLRTECAIEAIRLIAEEVPEAIVGAGTVINAKQLTEVTQAGAQFAISPGLTDELLAAANQGSIPLIPGISTVSELMAGMNYGLKAFKFFPAEANGGVKALKAIAGPFSQVRFCPTGGISLANYRDYLALDSVLCIGGSWLVPEDALENDNYDKITELAQQAVQGAL, from the coding sequence ATGAATAATTGGAAAATGACCGCTGAAGATGTTCTAAAACAAGGTCCTGTTGTTCCTGTCATTGTGATCAAAAAACTCGAGCAAGCCGTTCCTTTAGCAAAAGCCTTACTCAAAGGCGGTATCAAAGTATTGGAAGTCACGTTGAGAACAGAGTGTGCCATCGAAGCCATCCGACTGATTGCTGAAGAAGTCCCTGAAGCGATTGTTGGTGCCGGTACCGTCATCAATGCAAAACAGCTCACAGAAGTGACCCAAGCTGGTGCACAATTTGCTATCAGTCCAGGCTTAACAGATGAGTTATTAGCGGCTGCGAATCAAGGTAGCATTCCATTAATTCCTGGGATTTCCACCGTCTCTGAATTAATGGCGGGTATGAACTATGGACTAAAAGCGTTCAAATTCTTCCCAGCCGAAGCCAATGGTGGCGTGAAAGCGCTCAAGGCGATTGCAGGACCTTTCTCGCAAGTTCGCTTCTGCCCAACTGGCGGGATCTCCCTCGCAAATTACCGGGATTACCTCGCACTAGACAGCGTGCTATGTATTGGCGGCTCATGGTTGGTGCCGGAAGATGCTCTGGAAAATGACAACTACGATAAAATCACCGAATTAGCACAGCAAGCGGTGCAAGGCGCTCTGTGA
- the edd gene encoding phosphogluconate dehydratase has protein sequence MSKNISDVTPSTKVNDHILQITQRIIARSKATRKAYLEKIEQARSSTVHRAELACGNLAHGFAACQSEEKSILKSMTRSDIAIINAYNDMLSAHRPYDRYPDQLKQALLENGAIGQVAAGVPAMCDGVTQGQDGMELSLLSRDVIAMSTAIGLSHNMFDGALYLGICDKIVPGLMMGALSFGHLPAVFVPAGPMSTGLPNKEKVRIRQLYVEGKVDRNALLDAEAASYHSIGTCTFYGTANSNQMVMEVMGLHLPGSSFVPPDSPLREELTRAAARQITRLTEQSGNYLPIGKLVDEKVIVNGIVALLATGGSTNLTMHLVAIARAAGIIINWDDFSDLSAVVPLICRIYPNGQADINQFQAAGGVQLLIRQLLAKGLLHDDVHTVAGFGLSRYTLEPWLDNGQLSWREGAKNSYDLEVIADIDHPFSHHGGTKLLSGNLGRAVMKTSAVPVENQVIEAPAIVFNNQNDIAPCFEAGELDRDCVIVVRFQGPSANGMPELHKLMPPLGVLLDKGYKVALVTDGRLSGASGKVPSAIHVTPEAYNGGLLAKVQNGDLIRVNALTGEIELLVDEQILSSRQPYEADLSAERVGCGRELFGALRQHLSGAEEGACSINF, from the coding sequence ATGAGCAAAAATATTTCTGACGTCACACCGTCAACCAAGGTCAATGACCACATTTTACAGATCACCCAACGTATCATCGCGCGTTCCAAAGCGACTCGAAAAGCCTATCTCGAAAAAATTGAACAGGCTCGTAGCAGTACTGTACATCGTGCTGAATTAGCGTGTGGGAATCTGGCTCATGGTTTTGCCGCCTGCCAAAGCGAAGAAAAAAGTATTCTCAAAAGCATGACCCGTTCCGATATCGCTATCATTAACGCCTATAACGACATGCTTTCCGCCCATCGTCCCTATGACCGCTACCCAGATCAATTGAAACAAGCACTACTGGAAAATGGTGCGATTGGGCAGGTGGCCGCTGGTGTTCCTGCCATGTGCGACGGCGTTACTCAAGGGCAAGATGGTATGGAGCTCTCATTACTGAGCCGCGATGTTATCGCGATGTCCACTGCCATTGGGCTTTCCCACAATATGTTCGATGGTGCACTCTATTTAGGGATCTGCGATAAAATTGTTCCAGGACTGATGATGGGTGCACTCTCTTTTGGCCATCTGCCCGCAGTTTTTGTCCCCGCAGGTCCCATGAGCACAGGCTTGCCCAATAAAGAGAAAGTGCGAATTCGTCAGCTATATGTTGAAGGGAAAGTTGACCGCAATGCATTACTTGACGCTGAAGCCGCCTCCTATCATAGCATTGGTACCTGCACATTTTACGGCACCGCAAACTCTAACCAAATGGTGATGGAAGTGATGGGGCTACATTTACCGGGCTCTTCCTTTGTTCCACCTGATTCTCCATTACGTGAGGAACTTACTCGTGCCGCGGCTCGCCAAATTACACGTCTGACTGAGCAATCAGGAAATTATTTACCGATTGGTAAACTGGTTGATGAGAAAGTGATTGTGAATGGTATTGTGGCGCTTCTGGCAACGGGCGGATCCACCAACCTCACCATGCATCTGGTGGCGATTGCACGCGCCGCTGGCATCATTATCAATTGGGATGATTTCTCTGATCTGTCTGCTGTCGTTCCGCTGATTTGCCGTATTTATCCAAATGGTCAAGCCGATATTAACCAATTCCAAGCGGCCGGTGGCGTTCAGTTGTTGATCCGCCAACTCCTTGCTAAAGGTTTACTCCATGATGACGTTCACACCGTCGCTGGATTTGGATTATCACGCTATACCCTCGAGCCTTGGTTGGACAACGGTCAATTATCTTGGCGTGAAGGGGCAAAAAATTCTTATGATCTTGAAGTGATTGCTGATATTGATCATCCGTTCTCCCATCATGGTGGGACTAAACTACTGTCTGGAAACCTCGGCCGCGCCGTGATGAAAACGTCAGCCGTTCCCGTTGAAAACCAAGTGATTGAAGCCCCTGCCATCGTGTTCAATAATCAAAATGATATTGCACCATGTTTTGAAGCAGGCGAATTAGACAGAGACTGCGTGATTGTGGTTCGTTTCCAAGGACCATCTGCGAATGGTATGCCTGAATTACATAAATTAATGCCACCACTCGGGGTCTTATTGGACAAAGGCTATAAAGTGGCATTAGTCACCGACGGGCGATTATCGGGAGCATCCGGTAAAGTGCCTTCCGCGATTCATGTTACCCCAGAAGCTTACAATGGCGGCTTACTCGCCAAAGTCCAAAATGGTGATTTAATTCGCGTTAATGCATTAACGGGAGAAATTGAGCTTCTCGTGGATGAACAAATTTTATCCTCTCGTCAACCTTATGAAGCCGACCTGAGTGCAGAACGAGTTGGCTGTGGTAGAGAGTTATTTGGTGCATTAAGACAACATTTATCCGGCGCCGAAGAAGGTGCTTGTAGTATTAATTTTTAA
- a CDS encoding N-acetylmuramoyl-L-alanine amidase-like domain-containing protein, whose product MAGLKKHNSLGWLLGAFWWYTSSVQATELPEVVLTTGSYGVLDKAISASQGSHAEQKLANATAILLGTPYNNRTLNMDAFSTERLIIDLKAVDCMTFIEYSEAFKYADDPEQFASNLEKVRYIDAKVAFNQRRHFFSDWVEGDHHVVSDITAQLSPHTVFVNKQLNKKSNGDPIIDTVKITPRVIGYIPTRFIDRKLLKQLKTGDYIGIYSPASGLDVTHVGVVIREGEEVIFRHASSQRKNLRVMDVELFSYLQGKSGIMVFR is encoded by the coding sequence ATGGCTGGGTTGAAAAAACATAATTCGCTTGGGTGGCTGTTAGGTGCTTTTTGGTGGTACACAAGCAGCGTTCAAGCGACAGAACTGCCTGAAGTGGTCTTAACCACAGGGTCTTACGGCGTATTAGATAAGGCGATTTCAGCCAGCCAGGGTAGTCATGCTGAACAAAAACTGGCGAATGCAACCGCTATTTTGTTGGGCACGCCGTACAATAATCGCACTTTAAATATGGATGCATTCTCAACGGAACGGTTAATCATTGACTTAAAAGCGGTTGATTGCATGACATTCATTGAGTATAGCGAGGCCTTTAAATATGCGGATGATCCTGAACAGTTTGCCTCAAATTTAGAAAAAGTACGCTATATCGATGCAAAAGTCGCATTTAATCAACGTCGTCATTTCTTTTCGGATTGGGTTGAAGGGGATCATCATGTTGTCTCTGATATAACGGCTCAATTGAGTCCCCACACTGTTTTTGTTAATAAACAACTTAATAAAAAAAGTAACGGTGATCCTATTATTGATACGGTTAAAATAACACCAAGAGTGATTGGTTATATTCCAACTCGGTTTATTGATAGAAAGTTACTGAAGCAGCTAAAAACAGGGGATTACATTGGTATTTATTCCCCTGCATCAGGATTGGATGTTACTCATGTGGGTGTTGTTATTCGAGAAGGGGAAGAAGTGATATTTCGTCATGCTTCTTCGCAACGAAAAAATTTACGGGTAATGGATGTAGAGCTATTTTCTTATCTTCAAGGAAAAAGTGGCATTATGGTATTTAGATAA
- a CDS encoding helix-turn-helix domain-containing protein: MSEKQNIYALLGNHLRKARVRKGLSGQELASIIQLSQQQVSRYELGVNKLSLDKLIEIAILLEIDIYEITTMITRQFEKEKVNFSEVELASF; the protein is encoded by the coding sequence ATGTCAGAAAAACAAAATATTTATGCTTTGCTTGGCAATCATCTTCGTAAAGCTAGAGTACGTAAAGGGTTATCAGGGCAAGAGTTAGCTTCTATTATTCAGCTTAGCCAGCAGCAGGTATCTCGATATGAGCTTGGTGTGAATAAGCTGAGTTTAGATAAATTAATCGAGATTGCTATTTTACTTGAAATTGATATTTATGAAATTACAACGATGATTACGCGTCAATTTGAAAAAGAGAAAGTTAATTTTAGTGAGGTTGAACTGGCTAGTTTTTAA
- a CDS encoding N-acetylmuramoyl-L-alanine amidase has translation MARAIWIFLIFLLVGCSATPSKTGYYLDQSYPSQNTSERIQFIVLHYTVSDDAHSIKILTKGKVSSHYLIPSQPAQKNGQPVILQLVPERLKAWHAGDSRWQYHHGLNDSSIGIEIVNEGLVRKNGQDIWPPFNDSQIDALIPLLKDIMQRYDIPPENVIGHSDIAPLRKQDPGRAFPWQSLALHGIGAWPDPKAVNKYLAGRQINAPASVLNLQKALKFYGYAGIPLTGKLDKETKQTLRAFQMHYRPRDIDGRADAETEAIALALIEKYRNMPKFKQSLKSNTLENTSSQQGD, from the coding sequence ATGGCTAGGGCAATATGGATATTTCTCATATTCCTACTTGTCGGTTGTTCAGCGACACCTTCAAAAACGGGCTACTATCTCGATCAGAGTTACCCGTCACAGAATACTAGCGAGCGTATTCAATTTATTGTTCTACATTACACTGTTTCTGATGATGCCCATTCAATTAAAATATTAACGAAAGGAAAAGTCAGTTCCCACTACCTCATTCCGAGTCAACCAGCACAAAAAAATGGTCAGCCTGTTATTTTACAACTCGTTCCTGAGCGTTTGAAAGCATGGCATGCAGGGGATAGCCGCTGGCAATATCATCATGGACTTAATGATAGCTCGATAGGTATTGAAATCGTTAACGAGGGTTTGGTGAGAAAAAATGGTCAAGATATCTGGCCGCCTTTTAATGATTCACAGATAGATGCGTTGATCCCGCTATTGAAAGATATCATGCAACGTTATGACATTCCTCCAGAAAATGTCATTGGTCATAGTGATATCGCGCCGTTGCGTAAACAAGACCCAGGACGTGCGTTTCCATGGCAATCATTAGCGCTGCATGGGATTGGCGCTTGGCCTGATCCTAAAGCCGTTAATAAGTATTTAGCTGGACGGCAAATTAATGCACCTGCCAGTGTATTAAACCTACAAAAAGCATTGAAATTTTATGGTTATGCAGGGATCCCCCTGACAGGAAAATTAGATAAAGAAACTAAGCAGACGTTGCGTGCATTCCAAATGCATTATCGTCCACGGGATATTGATGGGCGGGCAGATGCGGAAACGGAAGCTATCGCTTTAGCCTTGATTGAAAAATACCGTAATATGCCAAAATTCAAACAATCTTTGAAATCGAATACATTGGAAAATACATCCAGTCAACAGGGTGATTAG
- the iclR gene encoding glyoxylate bypass operon transcriptional repressor IclR, protein MAATPITKKIKKAKGPASGATAAGQVQSLSRGLTLLEYISESTGGIALTDLALQAGLPNSTTHRLLMTLEQHGFVRQTGDLGLWVIASHAFIIGSSFLESRNLLALVHPILRRLMEESGETVNLAILDHSEYDAVIVDQVQCNALMRMSAPIGGKLPLHASGAGKAFIANLPEEQLIPLLGKKGLHAYTPHTLTNPSVLKENLQQAKKQGFSYDDEEHALGLRCIGACIYDEHKEAFAAISISGPLSRITDDRVTELGAMVIKAAKEISHEYGANR, encoded by the coding sequence ATGGCGGCTACACCCATTACTAAAAAAATAAAGAAGGCAAAAGGACCTGCTAGTGGCGCCACGGCTGCCGGACAAGTTCAATCCTTAAGCCGTGGACTGACGCTTTTGGAATACATTTCTGAATCGACAGGAGGGATCGCCCTCACTGATTTAGCCCTTCAAGCTGGTTTACCTAATTCCACAACTCACCGTTTATTAATGACTCTCGAACAGCACGGTTTTGTGCGCCAGACAGGGGATCTCGGGCTGTGGGTGATCGCTTCTCATGCTTTTATCATCGGCAGTAGCTTCCTTGAAAGTCGTAATTTATTAGCCCTTGTCCACCCGATATTACGCCGTTTGATGGAAGAATCTGGCGAAACTGTCAATTTAGCGATTTTGGATCACTCGGAATATGACGCTGTGATTGTTGACCAAGTGCAATGTAATGCGCTAATGCGTATGTCTGCCCCAATTGGCGGGAAGCTGCCATTACATGCATCGGGTGCAGGAAAAGCGTTTATTGCCAATTTGCCTGAAGAGCAGCTAATTCCATTACTGGGTAAAAAAGGCTTACATGCCTATACGCCGCATACATTAACTAACCCATCCGTATTGAAAGAAAATCTGCAACAAGCTAAAAAACAAGGATTTTCTTATGATGATGAAGAGCATGCGCTGGGGTTAAGATGTATTGGTGCCTGTATTTATGATGAGCATAAAGAAGCATTTGCCGCGATCTCAATTTCTGGACCACTTTCGCGGATCACCGATGATCGGGTAACAGAGTTGGGAGCAATGGTGATCAAAGCCGCTAAAGAAATCAGCCATGAATATGGCGCTAATCGCTAG
- the metH gene encoding methionine synthase, translating to MSSKKNQLEQQLKNRILVLDGAMGTMIQRHKLSEEQFRGARFADWPSDLKGNNDLLVLTQPEIIRDIHNQYFAAGADIIETNTFNSTTIAMADYKMEAFSAQINETAARLARECADEWTRKTPEKPRYVAGVLGPTNRTASISPDVNDPAYRNVTFDLLVDAYRESTRSLIKGGADLIMIETIFDTLNAKAAIFAVETEFEALGIHLPVMISGTITDASGRTLSGQTTEAFYNSLRHSQPLSFGLNCALGPDELRQYIAELSRISECYVSAHPNAGLPNAFGEYDLDAQNMAQQIREWAEAGFLNIVGGCCGTTPLHIQKMAQAVEGLKPRQLPTLPVECRLSGLEPLNIGAQSLFVNVGERTNVTGSAKFKRLIKEENYQEALDIARQQVENGAQIIDINMDEGMLDSHAAMVRFLNLIAGEPDIARVPIMIDSSKWDVIEKGLKCIQGKGIVNSISMKEGVDAFIDHAKLVRKYGAAMVVMAFDEVGQADTRERKIEICRRAYQILTETVGFPPEDIIFDPNIFAVATGIEEHNNYAVDFIEVCKDIKDQLPHALISGGVSNVSFSFRGNDPVREAIHAVFLYHAIRNGMDMGIVNAGQLAIYDDLPAELKNAVEDVILNRREDGTEKLLELAEKYRGTGGQEQQIQQAEWRSWEVEKRLEYSLVKGITEFIIQDTEETRQRAASPIEVIEGPLMNGMNVVGDLFSEGKMFLPQVVKSARVMKQAVAYLEPYIQELKQSGSSAGKVLLATVKGDVHDIGKNIVGVVLQCNNYEIIDLGVMVPCETILKTAREQKVDIIGLSGLITPSLDEMVHVAKEMERQGFTLPLLIGGATTSKAHTAVKIEQNYSGPTTYVQNASRTVGVVAALLSDTQKAEFVARTRREYETVRQQHGRKKPRTPPVELDVARANGVKIDWESYQPPTPKFLGVQEVTASIETLREYIDWTPFFMTWSLAGKYPRILQDEVVGEEARRVLADANAMLDELDRQKLLTPRGIFGIFPANRIQDDIEIYASSARDSVKAVSLNLRQQTLKTDFPNYCLSDFVAPKESGKADYIGAFAVTGGLEEDALAQQCENAHDDYNKIMVKALSDRLAEAFAEYLHQQVRTQYWGYASEEALSNEELIRENYQGIRPAPGYAACPEHTEKEKIWQLLNVEDKIGMKLTSSYAMWPGASVSGWYFSHPDSKYFAVAQVQKDQIDDYAKRKGMTVAELERWLAPNLGYDPED from the coding sequence GTGTCCAGCAAGAAAAACCAGTTAGAACAACAATTAAAAAATAGAATCCTCGTCCTTGACGGTGCGATGGGAACGATGATCCAACGCCATAAACTCTCTGAAGAGCAGTTTCGAGGTGCGCGTTTTGCAGATTGGCCAAGTGATTTGAAAGGCAATAATGACTTACTTGTGCTCACCCAGCCCGAGATTATTCGCGATATCCATAACCAATATTTTGCGGCAGGGGCGGATATTATTGAAACCAATACGTTTAACTCCACCACCATTGCGATGGCGGATTATAAAATGGAAGCCTTTTCTGCACAAATCAATGAAACCGCGGCTCGCCTTGCTCGTGAATGTGCCGATGAGTGGACACGTAAGACCCCAGAAAAACCGCGTTATGTGGCTGGAGTCCTAGGACCAACAAACCGTACTGCATCGATCTCCCCTGATGTGAATGATCCGGCATATCGCAACGTGACGTTTGATTTGCTGGTGGATGCGTACCGCGAATCCACACGATCTCTGATTAAAGGTGGTGCCGATCTGATCATGATCGAAACCATTTTTGATACATTAAATGCAAAAGCGGCGATTTTTGCGGTAGAAACTGAATTTGAAGCACTTGGGATCCACTTGCCTGTGATGATCTCAGGGACGATCACCGATGCCTCGGGGCGCACCTTATCGGGGCAAACCACGGAAGCATTTTACAACTCATTGCGTCACTCTCAGCCACTATCATTTGGGCTTAATTGCGCATTGGGTCCTGATGAACTTCGTCAATATATCGCTGAATTATCACGTATTTCAGAATGCTATGTCAGCGCCCACCCCAATGCAGGATTACCAAATGCATTCGGTGAATACGATCTTGATGCCCAAAATATGGCGCAGCAGATCCGTGAATGGGCGGAAGCAGGCTTTTTAAATATCGTCGGTGGATGCTGTGGTACCACGCCACTTCATATCCAAAAAATGGCGCAAGCCGTTGAGGGACTTAAACCTCGCCAGTTACCAACATTACCCGTGGAATGTCGGTTATCTGGTTTAGAACCCTTGAATATTGGTGCGCAGTCTCTGTTTGTGAACGTGGGAGAGCGTACTAACGTCACTGGCTCGGCAAAATTTAAGCGTTTAATTAAAGAAGAAAATTACCAAGAAGCCCTTGATATCGCTCGCCAACAAGTGGAAAACGGCGCGCAGATCATCGATATCAACATGGATGAGGGCATGTTAGATTCTCACGCGGCGATGGTGCGCTTTTTGAATTTGATCGCCGGGGAGCCGGATATTGCACGGGTGCCTATTATGATCGACTCCTCGAAATGGGACGTGATCGAAAAAGGGCTGAAGTGTATCCAAGGCAAAGGGATCGTGAACTCCATCTCAATGAAAGAGGGGGTTGATGCCTTTATTGATCACGCCAAATTAGTCCGTAAATATGGTGCGGCTATGGTGGTTATGGCGTTTGATGAAGTGGGGCAAGCAGATACCCGTGAGCGTAAAATAGAAATTTGCCGCCGCGCATACCAAATATTGACGGAAACGGTCGGTTTCCCGCCTGAAGATATTATTTTTGACCCGAACATTTTTGCGGTTGCTACGGGAATTGAAGAACATAATAACTATGCCGTTGATTTTATTGAAGTCTGTAAAGATATTAAAGATCAACTTCCTCATGCGCTGATCTCCGGTGGGGTATCTAACGTTTCTTTCTCATTCCGAGGCAATGATCCGGTACGTGAAGCTATTCACGCTGTTTTTCTGTATCACGCGATCCGCAATGGTATGGATATGGGGATCGTCAATGCAGGGCAATTGGCCATTTATGACGATCTTCCCGCTGAGCTCAAAAACGCGGTAGAAGATGTGATCCTCAATCGCCGAGAAGATGGAACTGAAAAGCTGCTGGAACTGGCTGAAAAATACCGCGGAACGGGGGGGCAAGAGCAGCAAATCCAACAAGCGGAATGGCGCAGTTGGGAAGTAGAAAAACGGCTTGAATATTCGCTAGTAAAAGGGATCACGGAATTTATTATCCAAGATACGGAAGAGACTCGCCAACGTGCCGCCAGTCCAATTGAAGTCATTGAAGGCCCGTTAATGAACGGGATGAATGTGGTTGGCGACTTGTTTAGTGAAGGAAAAATGTTTTTACCGCAGGTCGTGAAGTCTGCGCGAGTCATGAAGCAAGCGGTGGCGTATTTAGAGCCGTATATTCAAGAGCTAAAACAGTCGGGAAGCAGTGCAGGGAAAGTATTGCTAGCCACAGTTAAAGGCGATGTTCACGATATCGGTAAGAATATTGTTGGTGTGGTTTTACAGTGTAATAACTATGAAATTATTGACTTAGGCGTCATGGTGCCATGTGAGACGATCCTGAAAACTGCCCGAGAACAGAAGGTCGATATTATCGGTTTATCGGGGTTGATTACACCGTCGTTGGATGAAATGGTGCATGTAGCAAAAGAGATGGAGCGACAAGGGTTTACCTTACCGCTATTGATTGGAGGCGCAACCACCTCGAAAGCTCACACTGCCGTGAAAATTGAGCAAAACTATTCTGGCCCGACGACATACGTACAAAACGCCTCGCGTACTGTCGGTGTTGTTGCCGCTTTACTGTCGGATACCCAAAAAGCGGAATTTGTGGCGCGTACCCGCCGTGAATATGAAACCGTGCGCCAGCAGCATGGGCGTAAAAAACCAAGAACACCACCTGTTGAGTTAGATGTCGCTCGAGCAAATGGTGTAAAAATCGATTGGGAGAGCTATCAACCACCTACGCCGAAGTTTTTAGGTGTGCAGGAAGTCACGGCTTCTATTGAGACGCTACGTGAGTATATCGATTGGACACCTTTCTTTATGACGTGGTCGCTGGCAGGAAAGTACCCACGTATTTTACAAGATGAGGTAGTTGGCGAAGAGGCTCGTAGAGTATTGGCTGATGCAAATGCCATGTTGGATGAACTTGACCGCCAGAAATTACTCACGCCGAGAGGTATTTTTGGTATTTTCCCTGCGAACCGAATACAAGACGATATAGAGATCTACGCATCATCCGCCCGTGATTCTGTGAAAGCGGTTTCCTTGAATTTACGTCAACAAACCTTAAAAACCGATTTTCCAAACTATTGCTTATCGGATTTTGTTGCACCTAAAGAGAGTGGTAAAGCGGATTATATCGGTGCATTTGCTGTTACTGGCGGGTTGGAAGAGGATGCGCTGGCGCAGCAGTGTGAGAATGCCCACGATGATTATAATAAAATCATGGTGAAAGCCTTGTCTGATCGCTTAGCAGAAGCTTTTGCAGAATATCTGCATCAACAAGTCAGGACCCAGTATTGGGGTTATGCGTCAGAGGAAGCGCTGAGCAACGAAGAATTGATTCGTGAAAATTATCAAGGCATTCGCCCTGCACCGGGTTATGCCGCTTGTCCTGAACACACAGAAAAGGAGAAAATCTGGCAACTCCTGAATGTGGAAGACAAAATTGGTATGAAACTGACCAGTTCTTACGCAATGTGGCCGGGTGCCTCCGTCTCGGGTTGGTACTTTAGTCACCCTGATAGTAAATACTTTGCGGTGGCACAGGTGCAAAAAGATCAAATTGACGATTATGCCAAACGCAAAGGAATGACTGTTGCAGAATTAGAGCGCTGGTTAGCACCAAATTTAGGCTATGACCCAGAAGATTGA